The proteins below are encoded in one region of Hordeum vulgare subsp. vulgare chromosome 3H, MorexV3_pseudomolecules_assembly, whole genome shotgun sequence:
- the LOC123442883 gene encoding translation machinery-associated protein 22 produces MAAEKPAPAKVLYCGVCGLPAEYCEFGPDFERCKPWLRAHAPGVYPDELVASSSGGDDKDVGKVGERLQGVSISPADGSSSSGGASASKTEEVKRLPGGKLKKKDKQEVIIEKIVRNKRKCVTVVKGLDLFGVKLSDASKKLGKKFATGASVVKGPTEKEQIDVQGDISYDVVDFITATWPDVPESAVYFIEDGRKVAAA; encoded by the exons ATGGCGGCGGAGAAGCCGGCCCCGGCGAAGGTGCTCTACTGCGGCGTCTGCGGCCTCCCCGCGGAGTACTGCGAGTTCGGCCCCGACTTCGAGCGCTGCAAGCCGTGGCTCCGCGCCCACGCGCCCGGCGTCTACCCCGACgagctcgtggcctcctcctccG GCGGCGATGATAAGGACGTCGGCAAGGTCGGCGAGCGCCTCCAGGGCGTCAGCATCTCCCCCGCCGACGGCTCCTCGAGCTCAG GGGGTGCCTCGGCATCCAAGACTGAAGAGGTGAAACGACTGCCGGGTGGTAAGCTCAAGAAAAAG GACAAGCAAGAGGTTATTATTGAGAAGATTGTCCGCAACAAGCGCAAATGTGTTACCGTGGTGAAAGGCCTGGACTTGTTTG GTGTAAAGCTGAGTGACGCTTCGAAGAAGCTTGGAAAGAAGTTTGCTACGGGAGCTTCGGTGGTCAAG GGCCCAACTGAGAAGGAGCAAATCGATGTGCAAGGAGACATATCATATGATGTTGTGGATTTCATTACAGCTACATGGCCTGAT GTTCCTGAATCGGCCGTATATTTCATTGAAGATGGAAGGAAGGTTGCTGCTGCTTGA